The sequence ttaatatacaatgtaatttttaaaatatttacattaattttaaacgatttttaggtaattgaaattttcaaatatttttttaagtagtttttgtagttagaaatttaaaaaatgattttagcttaagctaaataatttaatactagaaTTTTCATTAGTAGTTTTTACTGAAACCCAcaacttataacaatatttaaacacaatttttttatagacatttgaagttcaaatgttaacaaaatgtcaaaatcagacaattgtaaacaaaaaaaataacatttctagttattttgctgtaattcaaaaatatttattatattttactctatgaagtaatattttcaaaaatgtagattgattttaagttaaagcttaattataccatattattagtATGATAGAATAAATTGCTATAGTATcagtaagtataaatatataatgaaatatatttaataatattggccGATAGATAAATTTGTCAAGCAATACAACCATCTTTgtacaaaatcgtttttcgtatacaataatttattattgaattcaattttaacgtataaattattgtaggtTATTCAACTTGACATCTATTTTACTTACTTGCCCacttatttaatttgtacatttatattcttacAAAGAAATGATGATTgagaataaaacaaaacatcagATGTAATAGTACTTTTAGGAAATTTGAATTTATGAtcgtaattgtaaaatatattacaacttaataatagtttattttttacagttttaatatgaggaaataccaatattttatttttataacattcatAATCGGAATCACTAATGCATATCCTAATAAtggtaagtttatttttaatgttactaAGATTTATACGAGTTTATGCCAAATGcaattgttgatttttattagaGACTACAGCATGCCAAACACCAAACAATGAAAATGGCGTTTGTATTGATATTAAGCATTGTAAAAAATTACGAATACTGCTGGAAAATCAGAGACAAGTTCCATCTGTCATGGCTTTTTTGAAGAAATCCTTCTGTAGACACGAAAATGGAATTGCAAAAGTATGCTGTCCCTTGGAAAATTCATTGTTGGACAAATCGAAACCAATCGACATGAAAGAGCCTACAAGTGATATAACGattaaatcatcaaaattaCCATCACAAGAAACATGTGGACATAGCAATTCCATTGATAATCGAATTTTTGGAGGAAGACTATCTATTTTAGGTTTGAACATCATTAAAATGATTAActgaaatttatttgaatttgtttattatgCATGTACTAATCGTAATATCATGAAGTATAAAATTACGAACCCATTGAAAAGTCGACTTTGCTAATATTGAACTATTTGATAGGTTCTTGGCCTTGGATGGTAGCCATGGGGTACCagaatttaaatgcaaatagtCAAGAATTATATTGGCTATGTGGTGGTACATTGGTAACAAATACACACGTATTAACAGCTGCGCAATGTGTGTCGAATCGAAAAGCTGTTAGGTTGTAAGTAATTACagcatattttatgtacatccGTCTCGATATTCATGTATTACTTCTCAAATGTATTCATCTGGTATACAGTTTCTTAAACGTatgcctttttttattttaatattttagaacagTGGCACGCTTAGGAGATTTGGATTTGGATTTTATGGTCAACGATGGAGCAACGCCGTTAGATGTTCCAAtagatagtattataatacatgagaTGTACAACCCGCGAGAAAACACTAATGACATTGcgatattgaaattaaaaaatagtgtttCCTATACACGTAAGGTTTGCTTATAAAGTCGCTAATAATCaccatttaaagtatatttttaatgtgatttgcgttttttaactattattatttataaataaaatcacacATCAATGCttgtttacacattttatttgcaTCTTGATAttaaacatactatattattaccgccacaatactttaataaaacgttaacgcgtgtttatattttattgtaatttttgtgcAGAATTCATCCAGCCAATATGCTTACCGATCCAATTGGATATGAAGCACATCAATACGACAAAACTTATGCCGTTTGTTGCAGGCTGGGGTTCTACACAGGAACTATTTTTCtccagtaataatatattaaaattacctacTATAGACTATGCATTATACaaactattattgatattatcaattTCGACTATAATtttggttaaatttttatttattttttaatttttattagtaataatattcatactatGAACTTGTTgtgtacatttttcttttatacgtTATAAACAAATGTTTGACCATACAATCGACTGCATAATATATGACTCTTggataatcaattaaaaataatttacatatatttaattgttatgtattataagatTGGGTAAAAATTCAACAAtaactgtaattttatttagattgtaaaatatatactttaattttttgtttgatatttttaagtatacataatataaacatattatttatgtatattattacaaattaaaataatcatattaattgggagttaattaaaaaaaaaattaatggatCTTATAGTAAATAGCATATATTCTATGATGATATTATGAcagtttactaaaaaaatgtcttgCCTTCATCTTTAGTATTACGTTACAACTATTACAttagtgtatattaaataaaaatattgcatttattcaGGCGAATCGCGCAATACTGCTATGATGGAAGTTCAAATACCAATAATggacataaataaatgtaaagaaGCGTATGCCAATGGATACAACGTGATTGACGATCGAATTATATGCGCTGGATATCCGGAAGGAGGAAAAGACTCTTGTGGggtatttaacttttaactgtGTACGctgtacatatacaatatattcgtCTATTTCTTTTCGATTTATCTTAGGGTGATGCCGGAGGTCCTTTAATGTGGCCAAAAGAAAATCAGTACTATTTAATGGGAATCGTTTCTTATGGATTTATATCATGTGGTGAACCAAATCATCCGGGAGTATACACCAGAGTGACATCATTTATTGACTGgatcgtaaataaaataaacaataactgaATTGTATATATTAGTTCTTTAGCCCGTTTAAAAGAAATtgcaatttaaatgtatatatacaatctaCAATACGTAGACTAGAGGATTATACcacatattatagattttaccTGTAaagtaaaatgcattttatatatttatgagattaaataattaaatttatttgagaaCAGAGTTTTAAAATTGCTTGAGATGGATAAAAACAAcggcaatataattatatgttatgacTAATGACTTACTaatttactatgtataatacattttttgttaagcTCATAGCGTAACATAGGAGGACCAAAATATGTCCTCCTTAAACGGCATTATTCATTTGTTGAACATCATGCACATTTGTACTAACGAACTTAAAACGAGTCTCTTTTAATACTGTTATCTCCATATTACTATAAttgtgtaaaagaaaaaaacttgAGATATAACTTTATCGGTTTGTTGCACagtgtaattattatgaatctATACAGCCgtaattattttcatcaacAAACAAATATCATCtgctaaatatttttggaaatacaaagattatttagtagtattaagtttagtaaatatattatattatattataatatattttttttagtcaaattgtttgtgtgttttttataaatatggttACGCTACCATaagataattatacttaaaaataaaaggttgaACTTCGCTGACCCAAAGACTAAGTGTGCGACGGCCAACATCACAAATAAAAACaggtttttgatttataaatataatatgagtatatgtgaatattattatttttatcagaggAACACTAACACAGTAATGCATTAACAGCAGAGTTGTGCTAAAATTTTTTACACTCAGTGTTTTTACAGCTTGGAgattttttacatacaaacgtataaacaattttaaccaTACAGGTTTTTCCATATAAAAATTCCAGATATGACGTGAATATAAATTGcgtttttacagtattttattattacacctctttacttttaattattgaaatctttttgtaaaatatattaacacttaaatagaatatttttaagcaaattattcagtattgaatttcataaaaactaccatgcaaaaaataaaaaatcgatttagtTCGGCAGTACGTTGTATACtggtatttgatttaaaaataagcaatatacgagtaaataaaatacttttatggtTGTTTAGTACTTACATTGATGATCTAACGACCAGGGAAGACCATTGAAGTAACGTCACtaagttgtatttataaaaagaactttattatgtatatattttaatttttcgttaaGACACAACACTATGCCTGAGATTGTGTaaagaaaaataacttttacaATGGAATAATCAACAAATGAAGGAcgaatatagtaattataatgtggtttgtaatgaaaaatctaaaataattttatattcatattataaaaataaactctattactatgattaaattttaaattaattgatatttcgATTATTAGTGATTACAGCATATAATTTTTCGTTATCAAATTACCTATCAATTGtaaatgcaaaatatatatatatatatattaataaatatgacgtacctatataattagtattaatatataaaagtataaataagtcTACTGATAGAGCACggcattcataataatatgaaaaagattacaagaaaaattaatgaataaaaagtaataattatatttataataaaaaaaaattacttaaaatattgaaatacatctaaaatatactttataacaaGAATCAACTCGTTTGCgcatatttgacattttttatctGAAAATTTACGACTCATTTGCGCACAATGAAACCCGTTGTTAAACTAAAAATGGATGACTTGTTTGCGCACTACATAAACATTACGTAAAcacaaattttgtatttttaaattttgatatgcctaaaataattgaattatcgCCATTATTGGAACAAATTATcaattttggaatattttatagcaatgtaagtttatcttatattaataatatatcattagcAGTTAGCGGAAGAGTActttacctataggtatatcaaaaataatcgtCGTGTACTAAACATATAGATATTAAGATATTGTAgatttcaaactttttaacaattgtttgtggtttaatttgtaaatatattattcttataattattaacatatatataattttgaaaaattttaggTTCTAAGTGGAGCAaagaatgttttaattttacaatgttttttttttatgtgtatatcaCAATAAGTAGTCAAATGAATGCTTAGATTGTCAACTTTGaaagtttttttctaaaataaatctaatttttactaacgaaaaataaatattattattattattatttttcaaaataattaccgAAAAAAAACAAAGAGAAAACGGTAAATTTTAGTTgttgacaaaatcgattattatttttttttagatgtaaCTTTTTTAGTGTCACCAGTGGGTGGCTTCTCATTCATGTTTTCTggctgtaatttaaattttgttaacacTTAAgcttattgtacataatttgtatagattgtttaactcaaataaaaaacaaaaaaaaaaaaaaagatgtaactcaaaaacgaaatacgtatattttattataaccttACAGGtatcataacaattattttatccttgattaatgtatattacatttcaaTATCATAAATTACGGAGAACAGAAACAAGGAAATGAGTAGGTATGCAGTACCTATGCTCTTTTAGAGTGTTATTTTTCctcattttagtttattatttttaaaaatttatatttcgtaGAACTGAAAGTTAGATAcaaggcaataataataatgtttatgatatattcaactatagttaataatatactattcataCTAGTCAGTATATTGTAGCTGACAAATAACTGGAGGGGTCCGTGCAAGAACGATATAactccatttttttttgaaaacgggGTTTTGGCCGTTTattatcaagaaaaaaattacgaGTATATCTGTGTAAGAACGAGACAACTCGTTAAAGTATTACTTTTGTTTGAAAAGGTATTCTAATATCGTatacgtttgaaaaaaaattgaaaaattattttcatatcggttaactaaaataattataaaattatggttttaaaactatacattttcgtTAGAGAAACTTTCTAAGTAAtagaactataaaataaaaacataaaacagaGAATTTATCCTTCTAACAAGTAGGTGCCTACAATAGTAtctactgtaaaatataatggttCATGTTTaagatatcatattaaaatttctttttaaccttatagtttattagtataatatttatattattttacttgctTATGTATCTTTAAGGAGTAccaatataagaaaaaattattgtactagtattatatatgcagtatattattttgttttatatacactgtgatttaatcatttaattatttctccCCTCTCTAGTTATCCATAACTGATCTCAGACTAAAATTTCGAGTTAAACCACCAGGAAAACCATTTCGCCCCTCCAAAATTGCAATgtacatacttaaaatattcacataGGAACACGGCTTCGCTAATACCTGTTCACAATAACGGTCTGCTTGTGTGTCATAACATTTCAAACAATATTCTTCCGAGTTATTATACTCattgataatttgtaataatattcttctttgatatattatgtagccTTTTTACTCTGCCGATAATAGATTTAAGTGATTTAACACTCATCAAGAATTCTACATATATAAACTTCGACATCGACaaagaagaaaaaaactatacaggtatcttatattcttatttgtAGTGTATCCGACttaaatatacgtttttataataataaaccaggTCATCGTATATGTTcgaataaataaagaaaacaaaGACCTCGCAAATTGTTGTATACTTAAGTACCTATGAGAAATATCGTCAAAGGTATAGAATGGTAATTCAAAtgtaaagttataaaatgtaaaataatactatatagttaaatgTTACATATTAAGTTTAACACTTTCAGcagttgttaattatttagtataaaaattgagTGAAAACGTATGTAAAAtcctatactataaaaaaataacatattttatatttattagaaaaaaaaacgaaacgggaaattaatagttaatagttgaaAGACtgatttaaacattattcataCGGTTATATtggtgatttattataaaaacatcagAAAAAGTGtttcgaaatttaaatattctataaatagtaaattgctcaacataatattatccatgATAAAATAGATAGGTAGTATGATCACAGAATTTTGATATACGCACTcacaattcaaatatttttttcacccaATATTTTTAGTCTATATTTCCACTTATTATtggataataacaatattttatataaaattttataaacttttataaaaagaaCAATATCTACCAATCAAAAATGGCGAATTATGGCATTTATCATACGTAGAGGAGATGTGCATAgtgatcaattattataaatcataacctatggtaatattatatacttcccTATCTATACTTGTATTATGTGATTATGTTTACATTTCTAGTTGGGAATTGGGAAActactgtatacatatttatataatcataactttttaattgggttataatattcaaactttatcatataaataattattatttacagtttcAACATGAGAAAAGAACTATATTCTATTTTTGTCACCCTCATGATCGGGATAATAACGTCTCTCCCCTATAATGgtgagtacaatattatgtggcattttaaaatttatgaaatataaaactatgaatttttttattattttaaaatataagaataatttttttaataatcttctatttttatcacaataagttattatttagtgattattttctgctaacattttaaaaatatgtgcaatattctataccatataataatatatctcttaattttaacatttgtaataaaaatatttagttttttttttataatgttatcctacacgttataatataatagaagaaattattataaattaacataatgtttaacaatacatattaaaattaaattttcgttattgttatacgtatacataataaacaatataatataatatataatgtaataaaacaagtaataaaatcataatagatTGAAACTAATAATTCtcattaataaactaatatttaaaatgatttttactttatttttggtTAACAGTCGATCGGCACTTAAGTATTTCTGGATAACTATAACAAAAATTCCAATAATCACATTTCCCattataattagtaaacaaATCATATCATCAACAAGGTAATCAACTAAGcatattaaattacctattggttaatattgaataattatgacAAAAATCTGAAAAGTTTAGAAAAAACGAGAATGTTTACACTAAACcagataattttgtaatttttgtataattcaaaaacaaataactgtagatacatgaaattttcacaaaaagtatatattaacttatcttaaaaatatgaaataattcaatttcgaaaaaaaatgttgaccgTTTTCAACCTatttataggttttattttaaaatgttccattatattaagtttttttctatgaatatcAATTGGTAATAAAAAGTGCTTCATAAATTGtgcatttaataattacaaaataataaaattatatagtcatcttttttatattcgtttaaatttaacattttggcAACTCaggaaatttcaaattaattttagttagaatttcataaaaatatttacttttatgtctattattttaaattttaatacaagattaCTTATATGtgtttctaattaaaataaaagtttatcgcAATTCCatactcttttttttataagttcaaATTGTTATGACATAAGATATTCACCGGAATTCATAGAAACGTCCTCCAATATAGGTAATGTAAATTTGatagcaaaaattaatttttctataatttatttatagatatatagagcatgctattaaaattaaaattcaaacctatttatgatattatgtacacaaaacCTTTTCTaccacaaaattaaaattttataaaatagacagAAACACGTTTAAATACGTTTATCCTGTAGCACTTTTCTAGTAAGAATAaagattattgaatttttttttttacaattatatactctgaatatactattttaattttgaaaaacatacAATACTTCTAAAAAATCCTGAAAAatgaacacaaataatatttactatcaataatattttatattgtagataCATATAATCATAAATGTTCAGTAGTCAGTtttaattctatacattttgttattttcgtTATTAGGAATCATCATATTTACGGATTCAATTGTGTCAATAAGTCAAGTAAAATTAAACCATTCCGATTTAGAGTTTGtatcaaagaataaaaatttgacAAAAGATAAAGATGAAGATCCTGTGTCTAAATTTCCAACACAAGCCATGTGTGGCCGAAGAAATGCATCAAGCTTTCGAATACTTGGAGGAAGTGAATCCCAATTGGGTAAGAATTTATTCATaaccatacattttaaataaattaaattgatatattatattgatgtactatgttttataattgtaaaaaaatgtaataaaaaatatatgatctaATCATTACTTATAATGAATAATCCAGGTGCTTGGCCATGGATGGTAGTCCTAGGATACCAAAATGCAGATAAAAACGATAGTTCTGTTCAATGGTTATGTGGTGGTACATTAATTTCTAACACACATGTCTTAACTTCCGCCACATGCGTCACCAAAACTGGGAATAAAGTTTTGTAAGTAAATCATATTAAGTCGAATTAGTTAACAATTACCAACTGCTGttcataggtattttaaatcaaaatttaaaaatataatgtactagTCATAACATTTATGAGGAACCAAAGGAACTAAggatctttttaaaattaattatttaatttgttgcaGAACTGTGGCACGCTTAGGTGAGTTAGATTTGGATAACATGATCAATGACAGGGCAAAACCATTAGATATTCTGATCGAACGTATTATATACCATGAGGGGTACGACAcacaaaaatacaacaataacatTGCATTGCTGGTGTTAACAAAAAGTGTTACTTTTAACAGTGAGTttagaattaatattatcatcatataatataatatctactcgTATATCTATATTGTAGGGTATTTTCTGTTAGTCACAAGATAGGTGTTTATAACCATGGTTAAGGTCTATCTGTTATgctatcaaaaatgtatttgtctctatattagtatattagcaTGAAGTTAGTTTATCTttcataaattatcataatatacacgttAAATAGTACGTACCTAGGTAGCTTAAACAAATGCTTTAATGAGTTTAAAGCGTATATtcgtcatattatttattgaaaaatatatattataggtattatctattaaccattatttaatttttgcagAATTAATCCAACCGATTTGCTTACCAGTATCACTTGATATGAAAAAGGTTGAAAAGTCACACAATATGCCATTTGTTGCAGGCTGGGGAAGTATCAATGCTTCACCTcaaaacagtaataaaaatattatattattcataaaactcataaaaacaatcaaatatagttaggtatttattaaattactattattatttgttaccagtagtaaatatagtatttgagcgtttatatattttaagtaattcaccaactttaaaaaaaaacataaaatgtctttaaaaatctttatttttattagattatttaattaaccaGTTTacctagttttttatttaaacatattttattaacattatactttaattatagAAGACACGCATTTCGCAAAAATGAATCGATTGctatcaataaaaatgtgtgataatattaataattaaaggtGGTTAACCAAATTAGAAATTcctaattacattataattaagtttaataagtGGGTTATTTACATTATAGATGTCGGGCAATGAAAGATTTCAATGTTTTCGTAATGcttgtaaaaataagtattaattatttttagatgacATGAGTTCGACGTCTTTAATGGAAGTTCAAGTACCAATTTCGAATTTAACAGCATGCAAACAAGCATATACATCTTTTAAAACGGTAATCGATGATAAGGTGATATGTGCTGGTTATCCAGAAGGAGGAAAAGACTCTTGTcgggtattaattttatattttttttaatctaaaaaaaagattttaaataatatttttatttcattttgaatCAGGGCGATTCCGGAGGTCCATTAATGTGGTcgaaaagaaaacaattttatttgattggCATTGTTTCTTATGGTTTTAAGGAATGTGGGCATCCGGGTTATCCGGGCGTCTACACCAAAGTGTCATCATATATGGATtggatattagataatatagacGACTAATGcacttaaactattttttactttaatattaacgGTTATTTGCAGTAAACTGTAAatctaataatgatttaatcgATTTATTAATTCATAGAAATTATACGAAcacttatgtattttatttaagtcacagttcattattttatagatagttAATATCTAAAtagcttttattatattatttttgtattccaTCGCCGTTATATGGCGtgattaatataggtactcattactcaatataatacattatattgccaaattacataaaaacaaaataccgaTAACAGATTTCGTATCTTTCATGATTATGAATATCTTcgtttatctttaaaaaaattatattttatacatttcattaattaatgaaaatttaacacGCGTCTAGATGATTGTTCttgatgatatatttatttatgtaaacttggtatgttaaatataacagtataaaattgtaatttatttagtatacattatattttgtatttctcacaatattatataatttttgtttttttttttgcattttaaatgaatacagtatttatatgtcaaaaaaataattaattaaatgattggACAGGGCCATTGTTTGCGGTCCACATATGAAAACACTTGTGTACCTACTGCTATAACTTAAAttgctatgtatatatatatatatatatatatatatatatatatatataaatatttattgttaaaaataaagaaataattacaatattaatttaaaattgtttttataatcagtatcttctGTATTTTGCACTTTTTTCAAGTTTACTCTCgccgattatttaaaatatattaaaacgtacGGAATTACCCACTTGACTGTAAAAACGATCCgttattcgttatttatttttcttatgggTTGAGGTGGCTACACGTAAACCgatttgacatttaaataaattatgatttagtcaTGGTCAGCCCTCTCTACTCACAGTTCTCctcttataatacattaatattaaaggcATTAGTATTTATCATAAAACTGGTTTGTATGGtaggataatattttaaattagacgTTGGCAAGTACGATTTAATAAAAggtggattttattttaatccaacgtatctacatattatattcttcatACTACAAattggtatatcgtatatacctTCATATACTTATATCAGTGATAATCAAGTGTTTAAGTCTTGACAAATAAAACTtagatttgtatacatttattactagTTACTAAAAATTTCAATTCTGATGATAATATTTGGATTTACTATTTATCATTTCTGTATATGTAATAACTTAAGAGTTACACAAGGACTCTAATGTAGGTTAGGTTAAACGCCTAAAAAACTACATGTCTGTTAAAAAACTGTACTCGTAGTTTgctaaaattatgatattaacaagaaaatctatacaatatgcgtaatatactaatataatcatatacatttctattaaaataattaatgtttaatatcataactagtgatgggtcgaactctgattttttaaatcgaaccgaacttgaaccgaactttaaattattttttcgaactcgaaccgaaccgaaccttcatattttctaccgaaccgaaccgaaacGAACCTAGAATCATTTTAAGTCGAACTCGAACttgaacttaatattttttatcattattattataaatgatacataaggtgcctg is a genomic window of Rhopalosiphum padi isolate XX-2018 chromosome 4, ASM2088224v1, whole genome shotgun sequence containing:
- the LOC132928963 gene encoding transmembrane protease serine 9-like, which codes for MRKYQYFIFITFIIGITNAYPNNETTACQTPNNENGVCIDIKHCKKLRILLENQRQVPSVMAFLKKSFCRHENGIAKVCCPLENSLLDKSKPIDMKEPTSDITIKSSKLPSQETCGHSNSIDNRIFGGRLSILGSWPWMVAMGYQNLNANSQELYWLCGGTLVTNTHVLTAAQCVSNRKAVRLTVARLGDLDLDFMVNDGATPLDVPIDSIIIHEMYNPRENTNDIAILKLKNSVSYTQFIQPICLPIQLDMKHINTTKLMPFVAGWGSTQELFFSSESRNTAMMEVQIPIMDINKCKEAYANGYNVIDDRIICAGYPEGGKDSCGGDAGGPLMWPKENQYYLMGIVSYGFISCGEPNHPGVYTRVTSFIDWIVNKINNNFNMRKELYSIFVTLMIGIITSLPYNGIIIFTDSIVSISQVKLNHSDLEFVSKNKNLTKDKDEDPVSKFPTQAMCGRRNASSFRILGGSESQLGAWPWMVVLGYQNADKNDSSVQWLCGGTLISNTHVLTSATCVTKTGNKVLTVARLGELDLDNMINDRAKPLDILIERIIYHEGYDTQKYNNNIALLVLTKSVTFNKLIQPICLPVSLDMKKVEKSHNMPFVAGWGSINASPQNNDMSSTSLMEVQVPISNLTACKQAYTSFKTVIDDKVICAGYPEGGKDSCRGDSGGPLMWSKRKQFYLIGIVSYGFKECGHPGYPGVYTKVSSYMDWILDNIDD